A single genomic interval of Penicillium psychrofluorescens genome assembly, chromosome: 2 harbors:
- a CDS encoding uncharacterized protein (ID:PFLUO_003113-T1.cds;~source:funannotate) — MPTSTPGSDKSRQTSAGKSFFGRKLYKDRPGDDRHDGYAGSHDSLAPPAASSAAGSRSSRYSKRGSIQSVDLNHDMDPGSFAPAPGVITSIPFESLPSDTKTPITIDSMSRPDSSSRHDPAQNHAGNQYQTWAASSAPNGYSSHPSGPRPPPHSSNMTMSSSTSGDRGARYQQWGRPGSSAANAGSMDSSSNSRTSLDQASIYSSHSSNTRGSNYWSSDGSARTLTTSHSGDRNTIFQSGSAGRLSNAPAPSNYPPPPDHFLTRPRDDRVVDQLFLDLMQKRGWQNLPEQAKRQMLAYPASKKWTLVHQDRLTELQGEQKRRQTARQTQYQEGMSGLLERADEEGSPEWYVKKVMDDTITSKQLASLSVSLRTQPISWVKAFVEAQGQIALTNVLLKINRRKASGPVPAAPTGDRDLDREYDIAKCLKGLMNNKYGADDALEHQGVLVALVTSLGSPRLNTRKLVSEVLTFLCHWAEGQGHLKVLQAMDKVKHDHNETGRFDAWMRIVEVTIDGRGKMGSLVGASEEYRSGGIGMENLLMEYAVSTMILINMLVDGAETDLQLRCHIRAQFISCGVKRLLTKMEGFQYEVIDKQIERFRENEAIDYEDLLQREGSSTKDSVEGEVKDMSDPLQITDAIATKIQGSRAHDYFLSSMQHMLLIRENAGEEGLRMFQLVDAMLSYVAMDRRLPDMDLRQGLNFTVQSLLDRLHTDAEARQVYDESLEARQIAEAAIAERDEMKAQVELGAEGLVKKLQKQIDEQAGIIELQGRQNESFKAEVAEVQRLRAQELQRNELETRELYLMLRDAQDIAASNAKKAASGTSDKLAEEDPSKMPGVMDRERLMERLERQLERTKTQFKLEGKVWGQHGPSDRLRELREKMDGEDDSSDDFEEQTRRRLDPGALGSVYRKRSHVPEMAHTPESGDSMTTVDESDELEYEKPRIVELSRPQRMNTAQATGLLGELASKLPKYAADDTEGDVFMAEPPTTLSAEEAALAADEPVSSPEKEKAALAAMPPPPPPPPPPGAAKGVSAMPPPPPPPPGAAKGVSAPPPPPPPPPPGAAQGPAPPGAAKGLAPPPPPPPPSSAPGMAPPPPPPPSAPLGAGWRPAYLDGNSAAPSTTVMPSIRPKKKLKALHWDKVDTPQVTVWATHAPTQEEKEEKYTDLAKKGVLDEVERLFMAKETKIFGNSTAAKQRKDKKQIISNDLSKNFQIALAKFSQYPAEDVVRMIIHCDREILDNMVVMDFLQRDELCTIPENVVKLMAAYSMDWTGPGAASSEREQDPTELTREDQIYLYTAYELNHYWKARMRALALTRSFEPEYEQLSEKLQYIVKVSESLRDSVSLMNVLGLILDIGNFMNDANKQAQGFKLGSLARLGMIKDDKNETTFADLVERIVRNQYPEWEGFVDEIAGVVSLQKVSVDLLRQDATKYINNIKNVQSSLDAGNLSDPKKFHPQDRVSNVVQRSMKDARRKAEQLQLYLDEMIKSYDDIMVFYGEDNSDENSRRDFFAKLASFLMEWKKSREKNTTLEDSRKRTEASLARKRVNVTLANNVTTPSESPTSAASSGAMDSLLEKLRAAAPQAKDQRDRRRRARLKERYQVRVASGQQAPDGDEGEGNEGEDANGETSLAENGLLSPPILEEGEDDSKEVSEGEDVADRAASMLMGLRSNSDASGERQRRRRESADEERRNRRARRRNGATSGSKDSADGSGLPSVPEPESPSADDQPLPSPPHEDESASQQPPSIVVSEQHDNAKGSSATQPIELSD; from the exons ATGCCAACCAGTACACCTGGCTCCGATAAATCAAGGCAAACGTCAGCCGGAAAGTCGTTTTTCGGGAGGAAACTGTACAAGGATCGGCCGGGTGACGACCGCCACGATGGATACGCCGGATCGCACGACAGTCTGGCGCCGCCCGCGGCCAGTAGTGCGGCGGGCTCTCGCTCATCTCGCTACTCCAAACGAGGGTCGATTCAGTCCGTCGACCTGAACCACGATATGGACCCCGGCAGCTTCGCGCCGGCGCCGGGTGTCATTACCTCCATCCCCTTTGAAAGCCTTCCCTCCGATACCAAGACCCCGATAACCATCGACAGCATGTCCCGCCCAGATTCATCGTCGCGTCATGACCCAGCGCAGAACCACGCTGGCAATCAATACCAGACATGGGCCGCTTCATCCGCGCCGAATGGTTACAGCTCACACCCCTCTGGCCCGCGGCCGCCCCCACACTCGTCCAACATGaccatgagcagcagcacaTCTGGTGACCGTGGAGCGCGATATCAACAGTGGGGGAGGCCGGGGAGTTCAGCAGCGAATGCCGGTTCAATGGATTCTTCCTCGAATTCTCGCACATCTCTCGACCAGGCCAGCATCTATTCCTCCCATTCATCTAACACGCGGGGCTCGAATTATTGGTCTTCTGACGGCTCGGCTCGCACTCTCACGACTTCGCATTCGGGGGATCGCAATACTATCTTCCAGAGTGGAAGTGCCGGCCGCTTGTCCAATGCGCCGGCCCCGTCAAATtatccgccgccgccagacCATTTTCTGACTCGACCGAGGGATGACCGCGTGGTTGATCAACTGTTTTTGGATTTAATGCAGAAACGAGGCTGGCAGAATCTTCCCGAACAAGCCAAGAGACAGATGCTTGCCTACCCGGCCTCCAAGAAATGGACTTTGGTCCATCAGGACCGGTTGACGGAGCTGCAAGGAGAGCAGAAGAGACGTCAGACTGCGCGTCAGACTCAGTACCAGGAAGGGATGTCCGGGTTGTTGGAACgtgccgacgaagaaggcaGCCCTGAGTGGTATGTCAAGAAGGTCATGGACGATACCATTACATCGAAGCAGCTCGCTAGTTTGAGTGTCAGCCTACGGACACAGCCAATTAG CTGGGTGAAAGCTTTTGTGGAAGCGCAGGGTCAGATTGCTTTGACAAATGTCCTTCTGAAAATCAACCGAAGAAAAGCTTCCGGCCCCGTTCCTGCTGCCCCGACTGGTGATCGAGATCTGGACCGAGAGTATGATATTGCGAAATGTTTGAAAGGCCTGATGAACAACAAGTATGGCGCGGATGATGCTCTGGAGCACCAAGGTGTTCTCGTGGCTCTCGTTACCTCGCTGGGATCGCCTCGTTTAAATACCAGGAAACTCGTTAGCGAGGTCTTGACCTTCCTCTGTCACTGGGCCGAGGGACAAGGACACCTGAAAGTCCTTCAGGCCATGGACAAGGTCAAGCACGACCACAACGAAACTGGCCGGTTCGACGCCTGGATGCGCATTGTCGAGGTGACAATTGATGGCCGTGGCAAGATGGGGAGCCTTGTTGGCGCCAGTGAAGAGTACCGCAGCGGAGGTATTGGCATGGAGAATCTGCTGATGGAGTACGCGGTCTCGACTATGATCCTCATCAACATGCTGGTCGATGGAGCGGAGACCGACCTGCAACTGCGGTGCCACATTCGCGCCCAGTTCATTTCATGTGGCGTCAAGCGTCTCttgacgaagatggaggggttCCAATACGAGGTCATCGACAAGCAGATCGAACGGTTCCGGGAGAATGAGGCGATCGACTAcgaagatctcctccagcgggAGGGCAGCAGCACGAAGGACAGTGTCGAAGGCGAGGTGAAAGATATGAGCGATCCGCTCCAAATCACCGATGCCATTGCCACCAAGATTCAAGGTAGTCGTGCACACGACTACTTCCTGTCTTCCATGCAGCACATGCTTCTCATCCGGGAGAATGCAGGCGAGGAAGGTCTTCGTATGTTCCAGCTGGTGGACGCCATGCTGAGCTACGTTGCTATGGACCGGCGGCTTCCCGATATGGACCTTCGGCAAGGCTTGAATTTTACGGTTCAAAGCCTCTTGGACCGGCTTCACACCGACGCAGAGGCCAGGCAGGTGTATGATGAGTCTCTCGAGGCTCGTCAGATCGCCGAAGCTGCTATTGCTGAGCGTGATGAAATGAAAGCACAGGTCGAGCTTGGTGCTGAGGGTCTTGTCAAGAAACTTCAGAAGCAGATCGACGAACAGGCTGGCATCATTGAGCTCCAAGGGCGGCAGAACGAGTCGTTCAAAGCCGAGGTCGCGGAGGTGCAAAGGCTGCGTGCTCAGGAGCTGCAGCGCAACGAATTGGAGACTCGAGAGTTGTATCTCATGCTGCGCGACGCCCAGGATATTGCTGCGTCTAACgccaagaaggctgccaGCGGCACCTCCGACAAACTCGCAGAAGAGGATCCTTCCAAGATGCCTGGCGTCATGGACCGAGAGCGGCTTATGGAACGTCTGGAGCGGCAGCTTGAACGAACCAAGACTCAATTCAAGCTTGAGGGCAAAGTCTGGGGCCAGCATGGACCATCTGATCGGTTGCGCGAGCTGCGTGAGAAGAtggacggagaagacgatTCCAGCGACGACTTCGAGGAACAGACCCGTCGCAGACTGGATCCCGGCGCCCTTGGCTCTGTTTATCGGAAGAGAAGCCATGTGCCAGAGATGGCTCACACGCCTGAGAGCGGCGACTCGATGACAACCGTGGATGAGAGTGACGAACTTGAGTACGAAAAACCTCGCATAGTGGAGCTATCACGCCCGCAGCGCATGAACACTGCCCAGGCGACTGGTCTGCTGGGTGAGCTTGCTTCCAAGTTGCCTAAATATGCTGCCGATGATACCGAAGGCGATGTCTTTATGGCTGAACCTCCTACTACCCTTTCGGCTGAAGAGGCCGCTCTTGCTGCAGACGAACCAGTTTCATCGccagagaaggagaaggccgcTTTGGCCGCCATgccccctccgccgccgccgcctcctcccccaGGCGCGGCCAAGGGAGTATCCGCTatgccaccaccgcctcctccgcccccCGGAGCAGCGAAGGGTGTttctgcaccaccaccaccgccgccacctcccccTCCTGGAGCCGCGCAGGGACCCGCCCCACCGGGAGCTGCGAAGGGACTCgctccccctccgcctcctccacccccatcGTCAGCACCCGGCATggctccgccgcctccgcctcccccaAGCGCTCCCTTGGGCGCGGGCTGGAGACCAGCCTATTTGGATGGCAACTCTGCTGCACCATCAACGACCGTTATGCCCTCTATTCGTCCTAAGAAGAAGCTTAAGGCTTTGCATTGGGACAAGGTCGATACTCCTCAGGTGACGGTCTGGGCAACGCATGCACCGACacaggaggagaaggaagagaaatACACCGACCTGGCCAAGAAGGGTGTCTTGGATGAGGTCGAGCGTCTGTTCATGGCGAAGGAAACCAAGATCTTTGGGAATAGTACAGCAGCGAAGCAGCGCAAGGACAAGAAGCAAATCATCTCCAACGACCTCTCGAAGAATTTCCAGATCGCCCTGGCCAAGTTCTCCCAATATCCTGCGGAAGATGTGGTGCGGATGATTATTCACTGTGACCGCGAGATTCTGGATAACATGGTTGTCATGGATTTCTTGCAGAGAGACGAGCTGTGCACGATCCCCGAGAACGTGGTTAAGTTGATGGCGGCATACAGCATGGACTGGACCGGTCCTGGTGCGGCCAGTTCTGAGCGCGAACAGGATCCCACCGAGTTGACTCGCGAGGACCAAATTTACCTCTACACTGCCTACGAGTTGAACCATTATTGGAAGGCCAGAATGAGGGCTCTGGCGTTGACACGCTCGTTCGAACCCGAGTACGAGCAGCTCTCTGAGAAGCTGCAGTATATCGTGAAGGTCAGCGAGTCGCTGCGGGATTCGGTTTCGTTGATGAATGTTCTTGGCCTGATTTTGGATATTGGAAACTTCATGAACGACGCCAACAAACAGGCCCAGGGCTTCAAGTTGGGGTCGCTCGCTCGTCTTGgcatgatcaaggatgaCAAGAACGAAACGACCTTTGCCGACCTCGTCGAACGTATCGTTCGCAACCAGTACCCCGAATGGGAAGGTTTCGTCGATGAGATCGCCGGTGTGGTCAGCCTGCAAAAGGTCAGCGTCGATCTGCTGCGTCAGGACGCCACCAAGTatatcaacaacatcaagaACGTGCAGTCTAGCTTGGATGCGGGCAACCTGAGTGACCCCAAGAAGTTCCATCCCCAGGACCGTGTCAGCAACGTGGTTCAGCGATCCATGAAGGACGCGAGACGCAAGGCCGAGCAATTACAGCTATACTTGGATGAGATGATCAAGTCATATGACGATATCATGGTCTTCTATGGCGAAGATAACTCGGACGAGAACTCTCGCCGCGACTTCTTTGCAAAGTTGGCGTCGTTCCTCATGGAGTGGAAG AAATCACGAGAGAAGAACACCACCCTGGAGGATTCCAGGAAACGCACCGAAGCGTCTCTGGCGCGCAAGCGGGTCAACGTTACCCTGGCGAACAACGTTACCACTCCCTCGGAATCGCCCACCTCCGCTGCCTCCAGTGGTGCAATGGACTCCCTCCTGGAGAAGTTGCGTGCTGCGGCTCCTCAGGCCAAGGACCAACgagatcgtcgtcgtcgtgcTCGACTGAAGGAACGGTACCAGGTCCGAGTTGCCTCTGGCCAGCAGGCTcccgatggcgatgagggAGAAGGCAACGAGGGCGAGGATGCCAACGGCGAGACAAGCCTTGCCGAGAATGGTCTTCTGAGTCCCCCGATCCTCgaagagggtgaggacgACAGCAAGGAAGtctccgagggcgaggacgTTGCCGACCGTGCTGCCAGTATGCTCATGGGGTTGAGAAGCAACTCCGATGCGAGCGGTGAGCGCCAGAGAAGACGCAGAGAAAGTGCCGACGAGGAACGCCGAAATCGCCGCGCGAGAAGACGTAATGGTGCAACAAGCGGGAGCAAAGATAGTGCCGACGGCTCGGGGCTTCCGTCTGTGCCAGAGCCCGAGTCCCCCAGTGCGGATGACCAGCCGCTACCTTCTCCGCCGCATGAGGACGAGTCAGCTTCACAACAGCCGCCCTCGATTGTCGTGTCCGAACAGCATGATAACGCCAAAGGTTCCTCTGCAACCCAGCCGATTGAATTGTCGGATTGA
- a CDS encoding uncharacterized protein (ID:PFLUO_003114-T1.cds;~source:funannotate), whose product MGSSMSFAKTILIPAVIALTVYLLFSFVIIPYFWRYHQRYSQYLPLHSISAHTLSLRDRIADSVMRFFLPASWRNGAHMADDNENISIDDEEGEIMVGMNTNSARREALERRRSTAAEAEGRLSRDLEEGFMDDSDDEVDSRSNGRR is encoded by the exons ATGGGGTCCTCAATGAGCTTCGCAAAG ACAATCCTCATTCCCGCCGTGATCGCCCTAACGGTGTAcctcctcttctccttcgtgATCATCCCTTACTTCTGGCGCTACCATCAACGCTACTCACAATACCTGCCCCTCCACTCCATCTCCGCGCACACGCTCTCCCTCCGCGACCGCATCGCCGACTCCGTAatgcgcttcttcttacCCGCATCGTGGCGGAACGGCGCACACATGGCTGATGACAACGAAAATATCagcatcgacgacgaggaggggGAGATCATGGTCGGGATGAATACGAATTCGGCACGGAGGGAGGCTCTCGAGCGGAGGCGCAGTAcggcggccgaggcggaggggcGGCTAAGTCGTGATCTTGAGGAGGGCTTTATGGACGATAGTGATGACGAGGTGGATTCGCGGTCAAAtgggcggcggtga
- a CDS encoding uncharacterized protein (ID:PFLUO_003115-T1.cds;~source:funannotate) — MVFPPSLARSLRRPASQFVSGLSKPAACTPWVRASTACRPHLWPTNAFANARLLTTSANLQGKVLLVLYDGGEHAKDQPMLLGTTENELGIRKWLEDAGHTLVTTSDKEGENSTFDKELVDAEVIITTPFHPGYLTAERLAKAKNLKLAITAGIGSDHVDLNAANKTNGGVTVAEVTGSNVVSVAEHVVMTILVLVRNFVPAHEQIRRGDWDVAAAAKNEFDLEGKVVGTVAVGRIGERVLRRLKPFDCKELLYYDYQPLSAEVEKEIGCRRVENLEEMLAQCDVVTINCPLHEKTRGLFNKDLISKMKPGSWLVNTARGAIVVKEDVAEAVKSGHLRGYGGDVWFPQPAPKDHPLRYAQHPWGGGNAMVPHMSGTSLDAQVRYANGTKAILDSYFSGREDYRPEDLIVHKGDYVTKAYGQRK; from the exons ATGGTATTTCCCCCCTCTCTGGCCCGCTCTCTGCGACGGCCTGCTTCCCAATTTGTTTCTGGCCTGTCAAAGCCTGCTGCCTGCACCCCTTGGGTGCGGGCCTCCACCGCGTGCAGGCCTCATCTTTGGCCAACCAACGCTTTTGCCAACGCTCGTCTGCTAACCACGTCTGCCAATCTTCAGGGTAAAGTTCTCCTGGTTCTCTACGAT GGTGGCGAGCACGCCAAGGACCAGCCCATGCTGCTGGGCACCACCGAGAATGAGCTCGGAATCCGCAAGTGGCTCGAGGATGCCGGCCACACCCTGGTCACCACCTCCGACAAGGAGGGCGAGAACTCGACTTTCGACAAggagctggtcgatgccGAGGTGATCATCACGACTCC cttcCACCCCGGCTACCTGACCGCCGAGCgtctggccaaggccaagaaccTGAAGCTGGCAATCACGGCCGGTATTGGCTCGGACCACGTCGATCTGAACGCCGCCAACAAGACCAACGGCGGCGtcaccgtcgccgaggtCACGGGCTCCAACGTCGTGTCCGTCGCCGAGCACGTTGTCATGaccatcctcgtcctggtGCGCAACTTTGTGCCCGCACACGAGCAGATCCGCCGTGGTGACTGGGACGTCGCCGCTGCGGCCAAGAACGAGTTCGACCTCGAGGGCAAAGTCGTCGGCACCGTTGCCGTCGGCCGCATCGGTGAGCGTGTGCTGCGTCGTCTGAAGCCCTTCGACTGCAAGGAGCTGCTCTACTACGACTACCAACCTCTCTCCGCTGAGGTCGAGAAAGAGATTGGCTGCCGTCGCGTTGAGAACCTCGAGGAGATGCTCGCGCAGTGTGATGTCGTTACCATCAACTGCCCTCTGCATGAGAAGACCCGCGGTCTGTTCAACAAGGACCTGATTTCCAAGATGAAGCCTG GCTCCTGGCTCGTCAACACCGCCCGCGGCGCCATCGTGGTCAAGGAGGACGTCGCCGAGGCCGTCAAGTCCGGCCACCTCCGCGGTTACGGCGGTGATGTCTGGTTCCCCCAGCCCGCACCCAAGGACCACCCGCTCCGCTACGCCCAGCACCCATGGGGCGGCGGCAACGCCATGGTGCCGCACATGTCCGGCACCTCGCTCGACGCCCAGGTGCGCTATGCCAACGgcaccaaggccatcctcgACAGCTACTTCTCTGGCCGTGAGGACTACCGCCCGGAGGACCTGATCGTCCACAAGGGTGACTATGTCACCAAGGCGTACGGCCAGCGCAAGTAA
- a CDS encoding uncharacterized protein (ID:PFLUO_003112-T1.cds;~source:funannotate), whose protein sequence is MRAFCPRAARRAAPFLLSWNRSLQHNSLRHVRHDVAILAVPISPTKGHWRSFSSTKPARFILDGDSTIYALSTAPGRAAIAVVRVSGPSCASIYNAVCPQAPLPKPRRAALRTLYDPHQTPSANSVLDAGALVLYFSAPKTVTGEDVLEFHIHGGPAIAKAVLGAIARTNTPDTVVRYAEPGEFTRRAFMNDRLGLPQIEALGDTLSAETEQQRRLAVRGSSDALLNRYESWRQQLLYARGELEALIDFSEDQHFDESTEELVGSVAGQVRALQTQIEFHIRNASKGELLRNGIKVALLGAPNAGKSSLLNLVVGKEAAIVSTEEGTTRDIVDVGVDLGGWYCKLGDMAGIRADTLGLGGGVVIGAVEKEGIRRARARALESDVVIMVVSVEKGSSGARLFVEPEVLDAAKACLDAGKCLVVAVNKCDRLPAAQRTGVLPERIANEIHEVFPAVPQDRVFAISCEEARQGASSLPESDPGNLQKFLRGLISTFEQIASPEGDESGHYNTSYWEDSLGVTHRQSSNLQRCLDHLNDFLSQASPAHPAREDRGIDALESEVDIVTAAEHLRFAADMLAKITGKGESGDVEDVLGVVFEK, encoded by the exons ATGCGAGCATTCTGTCCTCGAGCCGCTCGCCGGGCAGCTCCATTCCTCCTATCATGGAACCGATCCCTGCAACATAACAGCCTCCGCCATGTCCGACACGATGTCGCGATTCTCGCCGTCCCAATTTCACCGACGAAAGGGCACTGGCGAAGCTTCTCTTCGACCAAACCTGCTCGCTTCATCCTAGATGGGGACTCTACAATCTACGCTCTATCCACCGCTCCCGGCAGAGCAGCCATTGCAGTCGTGCGCGTCTCCGGACCTTCCTGTGCATCT ATATACAATGCAGTATGTCCCCAAGCACCACTCCCGAAACCGCGGCGCGCAGCCCTCCGCACCCTCTACGATCCTCACCAGACACCGTCTGCGAACAgcgtcctcgatgccggTGCGCTAGTCCTCTACTTCTCCGCGCCAAAGACCGTGACTGGTGAAGATGTACTCGAGTTTCATATTCACGGCGGCCCGGCCATCGCCAAAGCCGTACTGGGTGCCATCGCGCGAACAAACACCCCCGATACCGTTGTTCGGTACGCAGAACCAGGCGAGTTCACCCGCCGCGCATTCATGAACGACCGCCTCGGTCTACCCCAGATCGAAGCATTGGGGGATACACTATCCGCCGAGACGGAACAGCAGCGCCGACTTGCAGTGCGGGGATCTAGCGACGCATTGCTGAATCGATACGAGTCCTGGCGTCAGCAGCTGTTGTATGCGAGGGGAGAGCTGGAAGCGTTAATTGATTTCAGCGAGGACCAACACTTTGACGAGTCGACCGAGGAACTGGTTGGATCGGTTGCGGGTCAGGTGCGCGCGTTGCAGACGCAGATTGAGTTCCATATACGCAATGCCTCGAAGGGGGAGTTGCTGCGCAATGGGATCAAAGTTGCGCTGTTGGGTGCGCCTAATGCGGGGAAGAGTTCGTTGCTGAATCTGGTTGTGGGGAAGGAGGCTGCGATTGTTTCGACAGAGGAGGGGACTACGAGAGATATTGTGGATGTGGGTGTTGATCTGGGCGGGTGGTACTGTAAGCTTGGGGATATGGCCGGTATCCGGGCTGATACTCTTGGGCTCGGGGGAGGTGTTGTGATTGGGGCTGTGGAGAAAGAGGGTATTCgcagggcgagggcgagagCTTTGGAGTCGGATGTTGTCATTATGGTGGTATCTGTGGAAAAGGGTTCAAGTGGTGCCCGTCTTTTTGTTGAACCGGAGGTTCTCGACGCAGCGAAAGCCTGCCTGGATGCTGGGAAGTGTCTTGTTGTGGCCGTCAACAAATGCGACAGGCTCCCTGCTGCCCAGCGAACCGGTGTGCTACCAGAGAGGATAGCCAACGAGATCCACGAAGTCTTCCCAGCAGTCCCGCAGGATCGGGTTTTCGCGATCTCTTGTGAAGAAGCACGGCAGGGCGCATCGTCGTTACCAGAATCAGACCCGGGAAATCTGCAAAAATTCCTCCGCGGCCTAATCTCGACCTTTGAACAAATTGCTTCACCCGAAGGCGACGAAAGCGGTCATTATAACACCTCTTATTGGGAAGATTCACTAGGCGTGACACATCGCCAAAGCTCTAATCTACAAAGATGTCTCGACCATCTCAATGATTTCCTGTCTCAAGCTTCTCCTGCTCATCCTGCGCGCGAGGACCGTGGCATCGACGCCCTGGAGTCCGAAGTGGATATCGTGACCGCGGCGGAACATCTGCGCTTTGCGGCGGATATGCTGGCCAAAATCACTGGCAAGGGCGAGAgcggtgatgttgaagatgtgCTGGGTGTTGTCTTTGAGAAGTAA
- a CDS encoding uncharacterized protein (ID:PFLUO_003116-T1.cds;~source:funannotate), whose amino-acid sequence MRLRPTPFAPSTRAWSGAPDIRPRHRFLSTTPCHSSRLRARLDIPPPFPVTKTCPEPTCDCPATPSMPEGLPIDYDHPLNGTMAAYAQQLLVCTGQRDWTSRIESDGHNTNWGDLVRELKRLLGRGGPYLDPFNNVLVSNSCIAPAASTSSTSTASAFLFPAFKYIPSIPVNTTPDQSPDLTTFVRAFLLPAHLHDMHSSLPSTKRAEMTRSPELASQFPDIVDINYSPTILICGHGGRDKRCGVMGPVLETEFQRVLQARGFTSADNTGTIVDDPRHAHLGLISHIGGHKYAGNVIVYIPPKMRMGEEEHPLAGKGIWYGRVEPKHVQGVVDETVLGGRVVADHFRGGIGKNGEILRL is encoded by the exons ATGAGACTCCGCCCAACCCCCTTCGCACCATCCACGCGCGCCTGGAGCGGCGCGCCCGACATCCGTCCCCGGCACCGTTTCCTCTCCACCACGCCATGCCACTCCAGCCGTCTGCGCGCGCGACTAGACATCCCTCCACCCTTCCCCGTGACCAAGACCTGCCCCGAACCCACCTGCGACTGTCCCGCCACCCCGTCCATGCCCGAGGGGCTCCCGATCGACTATGATCATCCTTTGAACGGCACGATGGCTGCCTatgcgcagcagctgctAGTTTGTACGGGACAACGGGACTGGACGAGTCGCATTGAGAGTGACGGTCACAATACCAACTGGGGCGATCTGGTGCGCGAATTGAAGCGGCTGCTCGGCCGCGGGGGTCCGTATCTCGAC CCCTTCAATAATGTTCTGGTTTCCAATTCCTGTATCGCGCCCGCCGCTTCaacttcttctacttctacGGCATCTgcattcctcttccccgcGTTCAAATACATCCCCTCGATCCCCGTGAACACCACACCCGATCAATCTCCAGACCTGACGACCTTTGTGCGCGCATTCCTTCTCCCCGCACACCTCCACGACATGcactcctctctcccctcaaCCAAGCGCGCCGAAATGACCCGCTCCCCCGAGTTGGCCTCGCAGTTCCCGGACATCGTGGACATCAATTACTCGCCCACCATCCTCATCTGCGGACACGGAGGCCGCGACAAGCGCTGCGGCGTGATGGGACCTGTTCTAGAGACGGAGTTTCAGCGCGTGCTGCAAGCGCGAGGGTTTACATCGGCTGATAATACCGGGACGATTGTGGATGATCCGCGCCATGCGCATCTGGGACTGATTAGCCACATTGGCGGGCACAAGTATGCGGGCAATGTCATTGTGTATATTccgccgaagatgaggatgggtgaggaggagcacCCGCTGGCCGGGAAGGGGATCTGGTATGGCCGGGTTGAGCCTAAGCATGTGCAGGGCgtggtggatgagacggTGCTCGGGGGTAGGGTGGTCGCGGACCATTTCCGGGGTGGAATTGGAAAGAACGGAGAGATTTTGCGGTTATAA